Proteins encoded within one genomic window of Actinoplanes octamycinicus:
- a CDS encoding ABC transporter ATP-binding protein, which translates to MSTVALKDVTKIWPDGTVAVDRVSLDVKDGEFMVLLGPSGCGKSTVLRMIAGLEDPTDGDILLNGEPVLDVPPRDRSIAMVFQDFALYPHMTVADNIGFPLKLSGVEPGSRSDRVGTVAGALGIGEVLGRRPSQLSGGQRQRVAMGRAMVRRPGIFLMDEPLSNLDSGLRAELRAEITSMTRELGVTTMYVTHDQAEALTMADRVAIMRRGVLQDLGTPTEVYRRPATLYVAAFLGSPRMNLLEASVYVHLDRYVALNFGEQTLYLAWNDPRSRAVARYHGERIVVGLRAEALTPVTPDTPGTVLHGRIRYLEHHGHESLAYLDIGATAIVVDEIGGPVREQSSGGTLKRLGGALQRLTKSTSVTAQEEQQRGPVSVLDPGRHHRKAAELSVRLAPYPAVTPGHPLTVAVQMDSVHFFDERGDRIDVGWR; encoded by the coding sequence GTGTCCACCGTCGCGCTCAAGGACGTCACCAAGATTTGGCCAGATGGCACGGTTGCCGTGGACCGGGTGTCGCTGGATGTCAAGGACGGCGAGTTCATGGTCCTGCTCGGCCCGTCCGGCTGCGGGAAGTCGACCGTGCTCCGGATGATCGCCGGTCTGGAGGACCCCACCGACGGGGACATCCTGCTGAACGGTGAGCCGGTGCTCGACGTGCCGCCGCGCGACCGCAGCATCGCCATGGTGTTTCAGGATTTCGCGCTCTATCCGCACATGACCGTCGCCGACAACATCGGTTTCCCGCTCAAGCTCTCCGGCGTCGAGCCCGGCTCCCGCTCGGACCGGGTCGGCACGGTGGCCGGCGCGCTCGGCATCGGCGAGGTGCTCGGCCGCCGCCCCAGCCAGCTCTCCGGCGGCCAGCGGCAGCGGGTGGCGATGGGCCGGGCGATGGTCCGCCGCCCCGGCATCTTCCTGATGGACGAGCCGCTCTCCAACCTGGACAGCGGCCTGCGCGCCGAGCTGCGCGCGGAGATCACCAGCATGACCCGGGAGCTCGGCGTCACCACCATGTACGTGACGCACGACCAGGCCGAGGCGCTGACCATGGCGGACCGGGTGGCGATCATGCGGCGCGGCGTGCTGCAGGACCTCGGCACCCCGACCGAGGTCTACCGCCGCCCGGCCACCCTCTACGTCGCCGCCTTCCTCGGCTCCCCGCGGATGAACCTGCTGGAGGCCTCGGTCTACGTCCACCTGGACCGCTACGTCGCGCTCAACTTCGGCGAGCAGACCCTCTACCTGGCCTGGAACGACCCCCGCTCGCGGGCGGTGGCGCGCTACCACGGCGAGCGGATCGTGGTCGGGCTGCGGGCCGAGGCGCTCACCCCGGTCACCCCCGATACGCCCGGGACGGTCCTGCACGGCCGGATCCGCTACCTCGAGCACCACGGCCACGAGTCGCTGGCCTACCTGGACATCGGCGCCACCGCGATCGTGGTCGACGAGATCGGCGGCCCGGTCCGCGAGCAGTCCTCGGGCGGCACCCTGAAGCGGCTCGGCGGCGCCCTGCAGCGCCTCACCAAGTCGACCTCGGTCACCGCCCAGGAGGAGCAGCAGCGCGGCCCGGTGAGCGTGCTGGACCCGGGCCGGCACCACCGCAAGGCAGCCGAGCTGTCGGTGCGGCTGGCGCCCTACCCGGCGGTCACCCCGGGGCACCCGCTGACCGTGGCGGTGCAGATGGATTCGGTGCACTTCTTCGACGAGCGGGGGGACCGGATCGATGTCGGCTGGCGCTGA
- a CDS encoding ATP-binding protein, with protein sequence MEDRIGQSVRSAPGGEPRIDAVPPSPVLPVLLDRTFGHADITLLRHEVSRLLPVIGVTGDRLSGFVLAINEVITNVVLHAGGAGRIVLRREAGSVWCVVTDSGPGIPEDYLAGRLLPGTEEIGGRGLWLAHQLCDEVTTATGPIGTSIGLRMDLAPLS encoded by the coding sequence GTGGAGGACAGGATCGGCCAGAGCGTGCGCTCGGCTCCCGGCGGGGAGCCGAGGATCGACGCCGTCCCTCCATCGCCGGTCCTGCCGGTCCTGCTCGACCGCACCTTCGGGCACGCCGACATCACCCTGCTGCGGCACGAGGTGTCCCGCCTGCTGCCCGTGATCGGGGTGACCGGCGACCGCCTCTCCGGCTTCGTGCTGGCGATCAACGAGGTGATCACCAACGTGGTGCTGCACGCCGGTGGCGCCGGCCGGATCGTGCTGCGGCGCGAGGCCGGCTCGGTGTGGTGCGTGGTCACCGACTCCGGCCCGGGCATCCCGGAGGACTATCTGGCCGGCCGCCTCCTCCCCGGTACGGAGGAGATCGGCGGCCGTGGCCTGTGGCTGGCACACCAGCTGTGCGACGAGGTGACCACGGCGACCGGGCCGATCGGTACCTCTATCGGATTGCGTATGGATCTTGCACCGTTGAGCTGA
- a CDS encoding ABC transporter permease, whose translation MPETAVADAATGVSPRELARRHGLTSSGRRLGLVEYSRKLWAYRHFIAAHAKAKTTSSLGNTNLGALWQVLTPALNAFVYYIIFGVVIGTRGGVENFIAYLCIGVFVFQFTQSVVQQGINAITGNLGLIRALHFPRASLPLSVALVEIRNFVTALAVLLVIVVVKEPVNLEWLLVIPAMILQSIFNTGLALACARFGSKLRDVKQLVPFIMRFWLYGSAVLYPVTRFTEHLHGWKLFVVELNPLLVFIELYRHSLMENVRLAGSPAQLWIEAVAWSLVVGLAGFVYFWRGEKGYGRG comes from the coding sequence ATGCCAGAGACGGCGGTTGCCGATGCCGCTACCGGCGTTTCCCCCCGGGAACTCGCCCGACGGCACGGCCTCACCTCTTCCGGGCGGCGGCTCGGACTCGTGGAGTACTCCCGCAAGCTGTGGGCGTACCGCCACTTCATCGCCGCGCACGCCAAGGCGAAGACCACGTCCTCGCTGGGCAACACCAACCTCGGCGCGCTGTGGCAGGTGCTGACGCCGGCGCTCAACGCCTTCGTCTACTACATCATCTTCGGTGTGGTGATCGGCACCCGTGGCGGTGTCGAGAACTTCATCGCGTACCTCTGCATCGGCGTCTTCGTCTTCCAGTTCACCCAGTCGGTGGTGCAGCAGGGCATCAACGCGATCACCGGCAACCTGGGCCTGATCCGGGCGCTGCACTTCCCGCGGGCCAGCCTGCCGCTGTCGGTCGCCCTGGTGGAGATCCGCAACTTCGTCACCGCGCTGGCCGTGCTGCTGGTGATCGTGGTCGTCAAGGAGCCGGTCAACCTGGAGTGGCTGCTGGTCATCCCGGCGATGATCCTCCAGTCGATCTTCAACACCGGTCTGGCGCTGGCCTGCGCCCGGTTCGGCTCCAAGCTGCGTGACGTGAAGCAGCTGGTCCCGTTCATCATGCGGTTCTGGCTGTACGGTTCGGCGGTCCTCTACCCGGTCACCCGGTTCACCGAGCACCTGCACGGCTGGAAGCTCTTCGTCGTCGAGCTGAACCCGCTGCTGGTCTTCATCGAGCTCTACCGGCACTCGCTGATGGAGAACGTGAGGCTGGCCGGCAGCCCGGCCCAGCTGTGGATCGAGGCGGTCGCCTGGTCGCTGGTCGTGGGCCTCGCCGGGTTCGTCTACTTCTGGCGCGGAGAGAAGGGCTACGGCCGTGGCTGA
- a CDS encoding glycoside hydrolase family 65 protein produces the protein MIRERAYPVDPWHIRETRLDLDLLAQSESVFALSNGHIGIRGNLDEGEPHGLPGTYLNSFYELRPLPHAEGGYGFPESGQTMVNVTNAKLMRLLVDDEPFDVRYGELRSHERCLDLRAGTLERVVEWVSPSGQGVRVRTVRLVSFTQRAVVAFLYEVEPLDASARLILQSELVANEQLPPMSKDPRVAAVLEHPLQAEEMLEQRSGGLLVHRTKVSDLRMAAAMEHLVETPGRHAITTEGHGDWLRTTVACRLEPGQKLRVVKLAAYGWSSVRSLPALRDQVGAALASARLDGWEGLVQQQRDYLDAFWDHSDVRVEGDPEVQQAVRFGLFHTLQAGARAEKRPIGSKGLTGPGYDGHTFWDSETFVLPALTYTQPSAAADVLRWRHSTLDLARERAQTLGLQGAAFPWRTIRGQECSGYWPAGTAGFHIAADIADAVRRYVQATGDYDFEREVGLELLVETARLWRSLGHHDRHGRFHIDGVTGPDEYTAVVNDNIYTNLMAQQNLMTAVEACKRHPDLARRFGVDDEEAASWRDAAAAVHIPYDKELGVHQQCEGFTRLQEWDFENTPPEGYPLLLNYPYFDLYRKQVVKQADLVMAMYIRGDAFTPEEKTRNFAYYDARTVRDSSLSACIQAVMAAETGHLELAHDYLGEAALMDLHDLHQNARDGVHVASLAGSWIALVAGLGGMRDFNGQLSFAPRLPSRINNLDFSLLWRGLRLRVNVTAEEVTYSLRNGGGSARLTLLHHGKEIEVTQVRPVTMAIPSAGPVGPAPAQPAGRAPVRRATPHH, from the coding sequence GTGATCCGTGAACGGGCCTACCCCGTCGACCCCTGGCACATCCGGGAGACCCGGCTCGACCTGGACCTGCTGGCCCAGTCCGAGTCGGTGTTCGCGCTCTCGAACGGCCATATCGGGATACGCGGAAACCTGGACGAGGGCGAGCCGCACGGCCTGCCCGGCACCTATCTGAACTCGTTCTACGAGTTGCGGCCACTGCCGCACGCCGAGGGCGGATACGGTTTCCCGGAGTCCGGCCAGACCATGGTCAACGTCACCAACGCCAAGCTGATGCGGCTGCTGGTCGACGACGAGCCGTTCGACGTGCGATATGGCGAGCTGCGCTCCCACGAGCGCTGCCTCGACCTGCGCGCCGGCACCCTGGAGCGGGTGGTGGAGTGGGTCTCCCCGTCCGGCCAGGGCGTCCGGGTGCGCACCGTGCGCCTGGTCTCCTTCACCCAGCGGGCGGTCGTCGCGTTCCTCTACGAGGTGGAGCCGCTGGACGCGTCCGCCCGGCTGATCCTGCAGTCCGAGCTGGTGGCCAACGAGCAGTTGCCGCCGATGAGCAAGGACCCGCGGGTGGCGGCGGTGCTGGAGCACCCGCTGCAGGCCGAGGAGATGCTCGAGCAGCGCTCCGGCGGCCTGCTGGTGCACCGCACCAAGGTCAGCGACCTGCGGATGGCGGCGGCCATGGAGCACCTGGTGGAGACGCCGGGCCGGCACGCGATCACCACCGAGGGGCACGGCGACTGGCTGCGCACCACGGTGGCCTGCCGGCTGGAGCCGGGGCAGAAGCTGCGGGTGGTCAAGTTGGCGGCGTACGGCTGGTCCAGCGTGCGCTCGCTGCCCGCGCTGCGCGACCAGGTCGGTGCCGCGCTGGCCAGCGCCCGGCTGGACGGCTGGGAGGGTCTGGTCCAGCAGCAGCGGGACTACCTGGACGCCTTCTGGGACCACTCGGACGTGCGCGTCGAGGGCGACCCGGAGGTGCAGCAGGCGGTCCGGTTCGGGCTGTTCCACACGCTGCAGGCCGGCGCCCGGGCGGAGAAGCGGCCGATCGGCTCCAAGGGCCTGACCGGTCCCGGCTACGACGGTCACACGTTCTGGGACTCCGAGACGTTCGTGCTGCCCGCGCTGACCTACACCCAGCCCTCGGCGGCCGCCGACGTGCTGCGCTGGCGGCACTCGACGCTGGACCTGGCCCGGGAGCGGGCGCAGACGCTCGGCCTGCAGGGCGCCGCCTTCCCGTGGCGGACCATCCGCGGGCAGGAGTGCTCCGGCTACTGGCCGGCCGGCACCGCGGGCTTCCACATCGCCGCCGACATCGCCGACGCGGTCCGGCGCTACGTGCAGGCCACCGGGGACTACGACTTCGAGCGTGAGGTCGGCCTGGAGCTGCTGGTGGAGACCGCCCGGCTGTGGCGCTCGCTGGGGCACCACGACCGGCACGGGCGCTTCCACATCGACGGCGTCACCGGCCCGGACGAGTACACCGCGGTGGTGAACGACAACATCTACACCAACCTGATGGCGCAGCAGAACCTGATGACCGCGGTGGAGGCGTGCAAGCGGCACCCGGACCTGGCGCGGCGCTTCGGGGTGGACGACGAGGAGGCGGCGTCCTGGCGGGACGCGGCGGCGGCCGTGCACATCCCGTACGACAAGGAGCTCGGCGTCCACCAGCAGTGCGAGGGCTTCACCCGGCTGCAGGAGTGGGACTTCGAGAACACTCCGCCGGAGGGTTACCCGCTGCTGCTCAACTACCCGTACTTCGACCTGTACCGCAAGCAGGTGGTCAAGCAGGCCGACCTGGTGATGGCGATGTACATCCGGGGTGACGCGTTCACCCCGGAGGAGAAGACCCGCAACTTCGCCTACTACGACGCGCGGACCGTCCGGGACTCGTCGCTGTCGGCGTGCATCCAGGCGGTGATGGCGGCCGAGACCGGGCACCTCGAGCTGGCCCACGACTACCTGGGCGAGGCCGCCCTGATGGACCTGCACGACCTGCACCAGAACGCGCGGGACGGCGTGCACGTGGCGTCCCTCGCGGGTTCCTGGATCGCGCTGGTCGCCGGTCTCGGCGGCATGCGTGACTTCAACGGTCAGCTGTCGTTCGCGCCGCGGCTGCCCAGCCGGATCAACAACCTGGACTTCTCGCTGCTCTGGCGGGGTCTGCGGCTGCGGGTCAACGTCACCGCCGAGGAGGTCACCTACTCGCTGCGCAACGGCGGCGGCTCGGCCCGGCTGACCCTGCTGCACCACGGCAAGGAGATCGAGGTGACCCAGGTGCGGCCGGTGACCATGGCGATCCCGTCGGCCGGACCGGTCGGCCCGGCGCCGGCCCAGCCGGCCGGGCGGGCCCCGGTGCGGCGCGCCACCCCGCATCACTGA
- a CDS encoding beta-phosphoglucomutase family hydrolase gives MLGLPSQVTACLFDLDGVLTQTALVHSAAWKQTFDTFLESWAQRHDQQFVPFDSGVDYHRYVDGRQRADGVRTFLASRGITLPEGTPDDGPDEETVNGVGNRKNLLVLQKIKEGAVQVYPGSVEYLKAAKAAGLRRAVVSASANCKDVLEAAGIADLLEARVDGVVARELGLPGKPEPDTFLHGAKLLGLDPENCAVFEDAQAGVAAGRAGGFGLVIGVDRVGQADALRENGADVVVTDLSELLNH, from the coding sequence GTGCTCGGACTTCCTTCCCAGGTAACCGCTTGCCTTTTCGATCTTGACGGGGTGCTCACGCAGACCGCCCTTGTGCACAGTGCCGCGTGGAAACAAACGTTCGACACGTTCTTGGAATCGTGGGCTCAGCGCCATGATCAACAGTTTGTGCCGTTCGATTCCGGGGTCGACTATCACCGATATGTCGACGGTCGGCAGCGCGCCGACGGCGTCCGGACCTTCCTCGCCTCGCGGGGCATCACCCTGCCCGAGGGGACCCCGGACGACGGTCCGGATGAGGAAACCGTCAACGGTGTCGGCAACCGCAAGAACCTGCTCGTGCTGCAGAAGATCAAGGAGGGTGCGGTCCAGGTCTACCCCGGTTCGGTGGAGTACCTGAAGGCCGCCAAGGCCGCCGGCCTGCGACGCGCGGTCGTGTCGGCGAGTGCCAACTGCAAGGACGTGCTCGAGGCGGCCGGCATCGCCGACCTCCTGGAGGCCCGCGTGGACGGGGTCGTCGCCCGGGAGCTGGGCCTGCCCGGCAAACCCGAGCCGGACACGTTCCTGCACGGGGCGAAACTGCTCGGCCTCGACCCGGAGAACTGCGCGGTCTTCGAGGACGCCCAGGCCGGCGTGGCCGCGGGCCGGGCCGGCGGCTTCGGCCTGGTGATCGGCGTGGACCGGGTGGGGCAGGCCGACGCCCTCCGGGAGAACGGCGCCGACGTCGTCGTCACTGACCTTTCCGAACTGCTCAATCACTAA
- a CDS encoding TetR/AcrR family transcriptional regulator yields the protein MATVKRAPAGAAVLRNDITVAIRNAVMSELAEVGYGRLSIEAVARRAGVGKTAIYRRWSNKLEMVLEIITEVAGRKVPLPDTGSFAGDLDLLMMIVSKALQHRVASQIIPDLMAEAARNPQIAETLQRVLRTHQQAVGEKLVGQAIARGELPEDTDPEVAVDLILGPLYWRLAVSRQPMSDDYLERLAASVLGSLRAGGAGS from the coding sequence GTGGCGACAGTCAAACGCGCACCGGCCGGAGCGGCCGTGCTCCGCAACGACATCACCGTGGCTATTCGTAACGCGGTCATGAGTGAGCTGGCAGAGGTCGGTTACGGCCGCCTGTCGATCGAGGCCGTGGCCCGGCGTGCCGGCGTCGGCAAGACCGCTATCTACCGGCGCTGGAGCAACAAGCTGGAGATGGTACTGGAGATCATCACGGAAGTCGCCGGTCGCAAGGTGCCACTTCCGGACACCGGCTCGTTCGCCGGCGATCTCGACCTGCTCATGATGATCGTCAGCAAGGCGCTGCAGCATCGGGTCGCCTCGCAGATCATCCCCGACCTGATGGCCGAGGCGGCGCGGAACCCGCAGATCGCCGAGACCCTGCAACGGGTGCTGCGCACCCACCAGCAGGCGGTCGGGGAGAAGCTGGTCGGCCAGGCCATCGCCCGCGGCGAGCTGCCCGAGGACACCGATCCGGAGGTGGCGGTGGACCTGATCCTGGGCCCGCTCTACTGGCGGCTGGCCGTCTCCCGGCAGCCGATGAGCGACGACTACCTGGAGCGGCTGGCGGCATCGGTGCTCGGCTCGCTGCGAGCCGGCGGCGCCGGGAGTTGA
- a CDS encoding coiled-coil domain-containing protein, whose protein sequence is MQHVTARRRWAAFLTLLIAACGIAGVAGPAAAAPRPLAAPGESGDDGEGGSKSLLDKLDEASKGYVAAKAKLAKSKQQQTALAAELKKLDAALGPQQAALNKYAEQAYSMGRLGPLSALLGADSSAGFLDRAQLLTTVAARQNAAIADLKTTRTDRQAAKTGIDAAVIDQQKQVNVMAKRKAQAEQALKDADQGGDSGDDDSGSGSGSGSADADKPGSLSGGCVPDPTTDGCISKRLLFAMQQAQKAGFTRYVACYRPQNSGEHPKGRACDFAADKNGFGGVATGSSKTYGTDLANYFIHNADTLGVLYVIWFKRIWLPSSGWKSYSGAGGTPSTDHTNHVHLSVT, encoded by the coding sequence GTGCAGCACGTGACTGCGCGGCGACGATGGGCGGCCTTTCTGACGCTCCTGATCGCCGCATGCGGGATCGCCGGGGTCGCCGGGCCGGCCGCCGCCGCGCCCCGCCCCCTGGCCGCGCCGGGCGAGTCCGGCGACGACGGCGAGGGCGGCTCCAAGTCCCTGCTCGACAAACTCGACGAGGCCTCCAAGGGCTACGTCGCGGCCAAGGCCAAGCTGGCCAAGTCCAAGCAGCAGCAGACCGCGCTGGCCGCCGAGCTGAAGAAGCTGGACGCGGCCCTCGGCCCGCAGCAGGCGGCGCTCAACAAGTACGCCGAGCAGGCGTACTCGATGGGCCGGCTCGGCCCGCTCAGCGCGCTGCTCGGCGCCGACTCGTCGGCCGGCTTCCTGGACCGGGCCCAGCTGCTGACCACCGTGGCGGCCCGGCAGAACGCGGCGATCGCCGACCTGAAGACCACCCGGACCGACCGGCAGGCCGCCAAGACCGGGATCGACGCCGCCGTCATCGACCAGCAGAAGCAGGTCAACGTGATGGCCAAGCGCAAGGCCCAGGCCGAGCAGGCGCTCAAGGACGCCGACCAGGGCGGGGACTCCGGTGACGACGACTCCGGCAGCGGCAGTGGCAGTGGCAGCGCGGACGCCGACAAGCCGGGCAGCCTGAGCGGCGGCTGCGTGCCGGACCCGACCACCGACGGCTGCATCAGCAAGCGTCTGCTCTTCGCCATGCAGCAGGCGCAGAAGGCCGGGTTCACCCGCTACGTCGCCTGCTACCGGCCGCAGAACAGCGGGGAGCACCCGAAGGGCCGGGCCTGCGACTTCGCCGCCGACAAGAACGGGTTCGGCGGGGTGGCGACCGGCTCCAGCAAGACCTACGGCACCGACCTGGCGAACTACTTCATCCACAACGCGGACACGCTGGGCGTGCTCTACGTGATCTGGTTCAAGCGGATCTGGCTGCCGAGCAGCGGGTGGAAGTCGTACAGCGGGGCGGGCGGCACACCGTCGACCGACCACACCAACCACGTGCACCTTTCGGTGACGTAA
- a CDS encoding coiled-coil domain-containing protein yields the protein MTARPRRWLTLALAPLVTAAIFVAPVTPAHAAPGGSGSTAEEGEASDDLSDQIETTNRRFVNAKAAVAKSKKTQIQLAAQIKTAEARRDQLVPEVNAIAKQQYQIGNLSSLSFLLRANDSSDFLDKAVSLEEINKVHDEKLHELNTLLQGITADKQRLDAELKNEEQQLSVQKKLHDSAEDQLELLGGGTGINKTITAGFVDAKSATAAPAPRNSDGGFSPESCNQKDPTTDGCITKRTLHLYKEVRKAGFDLFVGCHRDGGPFEHPKGRACDWSLQKSGFSSATGNNKMMRYGNDLTAFLVRNADRLGIYYVIWYKQIWFPATNNWHAYHGPSDHTDHVHVSLL from the coding sequence ATGACCGCACGTCCCCGCCGGTGGCTGACGCTTGCCCTGGCGCCGCTGGTGACCGCCGCGATATTCGTGGCCCCGGTCACCCCGGCACACGCCGCTCCTGGAGGTAGCGGCTCGACCGCTGAGGAGGGAGAGGCGAGCGACGACCTCTCCGACCAGATCGAGACCACGAACCGCCGGTTCGTGAACGCCAAGGCAGCGGTCGCGAAGTCGAAGAAGACCCAGATCCAGCTGGCCGCTCAGATCAAGACCGCGGAGGCCCGGCGCGACCAGCTGGTCCCCGAGGTCAACGCGATCGCCAAGCAGCAGTACCAGATCGGCAACCTGAGCTCGCTGAGCTTCCTGCTGCGGGCCAACGACTCCTCGGACTTCCTGGACAAGGCGGTCTCGCTCGAGGAGATCAACAAGGTCCACGACGAGAAACTGCACGAGCTGAACACGCTGCTGCAGGGCATCACCGCCGACAAGCAGCGCCTCGACGCCGAGCTGAAGAACGAGGAGCAGCAGCTCTCGGTGCAGAAGAAGCTGCACGACTCGGCCGAGGACCAGCTCGAGCTGCTCGGTGGCGGCACCGGCATCAACAAGACCATCACCGCCGGCTTCGTCGACGCGAAATCCGCGACCGCCGCACCGGCGCCGCGCAACTCCGACGGCGGTTTCTCGCCGGAGTCGTGCAACCAGAAGGACCCGACCACCGACGGTTGCATCACCAAGCGCACCCTGCACCTCTACAAGGAGGTGCGGAAAGCCGGCTTCGACCTGTTCGTCGGCTGCCACCGCGACGGCGGCCCGTTCGAGCACCCGAAAGGCCGGGCCTGCGATTGGTCCCTGCAGAAGAGCGGGTTCTCCTCGGCGACCGGCAACAACAAGATGATGCGGTACGGCAACGACCTCACCGCGTTCCTGGTGCGCAACGCCGACCGCCTCGGCATCTACTACGTGATCTGGTACAAGCAGATCTGGTTCCCGGCGACGAACAACTGGCACGCCTACCACGGGCCGAGTGATCACACCGACCACGTGCACGTGTCACTGCTGTAA